From Lysinibacillus sp. SGAir0095, the proteins below share one genomic window:
- a CDS encoding metal ABC transporter ATP-binding protein, whose translation MNVLEVKKLSAAYRKNTVLNDVSFSVKQGSLTGIVGPNGAGKSTLIKVLLDLHPKLSGNVSFFDATLKKMKTRIGYVPQRGSVDWDFPTDALDVVMMGMYGQIGWLKWPKKKHKEKALDALRKVGMADYAHRQISELSGGQQQRVFLARALIQEADLYFMDEPLAGVDAATERAIMTILRELKNEGKTVLVVHHDLQTVEDYFDQVLFLNRSVVAHGEVHNTFTTENIEKAYGGTVRWLKEGIGLVNSPV comes from the coding sequence ATGAATGTCCTTGAAGTGAAAAAACTGAGTGCCGCCTATCGAAAAAATACAGTTCTTAATGACGTGTCGTTTTCAGTTAAGCAAGGTTCGCTTACGGGTATTGTAGGTCCTAACGGTGCTGGGAAGTCCACCTTAATAAAAGTTTTACTGGATCTACATCCTAAGTTATCTGGAAATGTTTCATTTTTTGATGCGACTTTAAAAAAGATGAAAACCAGAATAGGGTATGTTCCACAGCGTGGTTCTGTAGATTGGGATTTTCCTACCGATGCATTGGACGTAGTGATGATGGGAATGTATGGGCAAATTGGTTGGTTAAAATGGCCGAAAAAAAAACATAAAGAGAAAGCGCTGGATGCATTAAGAAAAGTAGGAATGGCTGATTATGCGCATCGGCAAATCAGTGAATTGTCAGGAGGCCAACAACAACGGGTCTTTCTAGCAAGAGCGTTAATCCAAGAAGCAGATTTATATTTTATGGATGAGCCACTTGCTGGTGTAGATGCTGCGACCGAAAGAGCGATTATGACTATTTTAAGAGAGTTAAAGAACGAAGGGAAAACAGTTCTGGTAGTCCACCATGACCTTCAGACAGTAGAAGACTATTTCGATCAAGTGTTATTTTTAAACCGTTCAGTAGTGGCACATGGTGAAGTCCATAATACATTCACAACAGAAAATATTGAAAAAGCCTATGGTGGAACTGTTCGTTGGCTGAAGGAGGGAATTGGCCTTGTCAATTCTCCTGTCTAG
- a CDS encoding methyl-accepting chemotaxis protein, whose product MKFLSKFKHSILMKYILSFIVPIAIISISFSTILYFFSQSIVNNQVLDQFEKNLELLVQEAQREIDPSVVEEADNGDKEKYQELLNTLNNYAEKYESVELAYVLTQKGDKSYIVGVNGDDLYGTEYALTKEMNNTFNKGTTEISDIYEDEYGIHKSISAPIEGTEMMVGIDLDASFIQKLYSTILMISIILSLIFIIIGVIVAFFVSKKIINPLLLLRNYVSRVANGDLSVNELHVKGKDEIAQLAEGIQTMVQNLNELIASISESGEQVAATSQELMAGAEQTSQSINQITGAIQEVSSGVENQVTNIENMNDNVTNISGSMQQITDNLSLVTDNSQNTTNIAENGSKVIEEAVEKVHITYKTIQETSEVVNRLSDYTKEISDIVTIITEITDQTNLLALNASIEAARAGEHGKGFAVVAEEVRKLADQSKEAANHIRSKIEVIKDEATNAVKYMAAGSDTLKDSVSSFEHVGADFSHILESVNSVNNQILEINHEIAEMNKGVQHISSSMNDLSSISTQTSGNIQNVAASSEEQSATMEEITSSANVLSQMAENLNGAVKRFKL is encoded by the coding sequence ATGAAGTTTTTATCTAAATTTAAGCATTCAATCCTGATGAAATATATATTAAGTTTTATTGTTCCAATTGCGATTATCTCTATTTCCTTCAGTACTATTTTATATTTCTTTTCACAGAGTATTGTAAATAACCAGGTTTTAGATCAATTTGAAAAGAATCTAGAATTGTTGGTGCAGGAGGCCCAGAGAGAAATTGACCCATCTGTTGTGGAAGAGGCGGATAATGGAGACAAAGAAAAGTATCAAGAGCTGTTGAACACACTTAATAACTATGCAGAAAAATATGAGTCTGTTGAATTAGCTTATGTTTTGACACAAAAAGGGGATAAAAGTTATATCGTCGGTGTTAACGGTGATGACTTATATGGAACGGAATATGCTTTAACAAAGGAAATGAATAATACTTTTAATAAAGGGACAACTGAAATTAGCGATATCTATGAAGACGAATATGGGATTCATAAATCAATTTCCGCTCCGATTGAGGGGACGGAGATGATGGTAGGAATTGATCTTGATGCATCGTTTATCCAAAAACTATATTCGACTATTCTAATGATTTCAATTATACTTTCGCTAATATTTATCATAATAGGTGTGATTGTAGCCTTTTTTGTAAGCAAAAAGATTATTAATCCACTACTTTTATTACGTAATTATGTAAGCCGTGTTGCGAATGGGGACTTATCTGTGAATGAGCTCCATGTTAAAGGCAAAGATGAAATTGCTCAATTAGCTGAAGGTATTCAAACTATGGTGCAAAACCTAAATGAATTGATTGCTTCCATTTCTGAGAGTGGTGAGCAAGTTGCAGCAACATCCCAGGAACTTATGGCGGGTGCTGAACAAACAAGCCAATCGATCAATCAAATTACTGGTGCAATTCAAGAAGTTTCAAGCGGTGTCGAAAATCAAGTAACGAATATTGAGAATATGAATGATAACGTAACAAATATCTCAGGTAGCATGCAACAGATTACTGACAATTTAAGTTTAGTAACCGATAATTCGCAAAACACAACCAATATTGCAGAAAATGGTAGTAAAGTAATTGAAGAGGCTGTTGAAAAGGTTCATATCACATACAAAACGATTCAAGAAACTTCAGAGGTAGTCAATCGATTAAGTGATTATACAAAAGAAATTAGTGATATTGTCACTATCATCACTGAAATAACAGATCAAACAAATTTGCTCGCTTTAAATGCTTCCATTGAGGCAGCACGAGCTGGCGAACATGGAAAAGGATTTGCAGTTGTTGCAGAAGAAGTCCGTAAATTGGCGGACCAATCCAAAGAGGCGGCCAACCATATTAGAAGCAAAATTGAAGTGATCAAAGATGAAGCAACCAATGCTGTGAAATATATGGCTGCTGGCTCCGATACATTGAAAGACAGTGTTTCTTCGTTTGAACACGTTGGTGCAGATTTCAGTCATATCTTGGAATCGGTTAACAGTGTTAACAATCAAATTCTAGAAATTAATCATGAGATTGCAGAAATGAACAAAGGTGTACAACATATATCAAGCTCCATGAACGACTTAAGTTCTATTTCTACCCAAACATCAGGGAACATCCAAAATGTCGCCGCTTCCTCAGAAGAGCAATCCGCTACAATGGAAGAAATCACATCCTCTGCAAATGTCCTATCTCAAATGGCAGAGAACCTAAACGGAGCAGTTAAAAGATTCAAATTATAA
- a CDS encoding methyl-accepting chemotaxis protein translates to MKWIKNLKLNQKFTLLLIVTLLSLLLIGGISFIQLNKMGSKLEDMYDNKLTPIETVSELKNNSQYVRLALIELMVNTESERNEELLTAIDDRITANRGLLKSYNSDDSKELELLDQISELSKAFSGYQTEILDLAKNNQNTESYALYVAKVAPILNEIDEVYTEIIKLNSAEAKSVNEQNEKDIHTSTIILIAVIAIALALYVGLSWIIANVISKPTQEMEQLMKKAQQGDLTVLSTYVSKDEMGSLAHSFNQMLTQLKSLIMNVRESSDQVAASSEQLIASAEETSNASQHIAEASTYLAAGAEDSVKHTEEISISTQETTASINYIANSISLVSEHSNATTEESERGNIALNKTIEQMKSINNTVLASSSVIKDLGSRSSEIEKIVGVISGISEQTNLLALNAAIEAARAGENGKGFAVVAEEVRKLAEESRRSAEQITHLILDIQNNTMEAVASMDKCTLEVETGLHLINETGESFGKIVLSATDVSKKSEEVSVTSEQIAASVEEMSLKIQNITQSAEVSSANSQTVAAGAEEQLASMEEITASAHALAKMAEDLRGVVNTFKI, encoded by the coding sequence ATGAAATGGATAAAAAATTTAAAACTTAATCAAAAGTTCACCTTACTTTTGATTGTTACTCTTCTGAGCCTTTTATTAATTGGTGGAATTAGCTTTATTCAATTGAACAAAATGGGAAGTAAATTGGAAGATATGTACGATAACAAATTGACACCGATTGAAACAGTTAGTGAATTGAAAAATAATTCACAGTATGTTCGCTTAGCCTTGATCGAATTAATGGTCAATACGGAAAGTGAACGTAATGAGGAACTTTTGACAGCGATTGATGATCGGATTACAGCAAATCGTGGTCTATTGAAATCCTACAACTCGGATGATTCAAAGGAGTTGGAGTTATTAGATCAAATAAGTGAATTATCTAAGGCATTCTCTGGGTATCAAACAGAAATTCTAGATTTAGCGAAAAATAACCAAAATACAGAAAGCTACGCATTATATGTTGCCAAAGTGGCTCCAATCTTAAATGAGATCGATGAAGTGTACACAGAAATTATTAAGCTAAATAGCGCGGAAGCCAAATCAGTTAATGAACAAAATGAAAAAGATATTCACACATCAACAATCATTTTAATTGCTGTCATTGCGATTGCATTAGCTTTATATGTGGGATTAAGTTGGATAATTGCTAATGTGATTTCAAAACCAACGCAAGAAATGGAACAATTGATGAAAAAAGCACAGCAAGGGGATCTGACTGTTCTGAGTACTTATGTATCGAAAGATGAAATGGGCTCACTTGCACATTCATTTAATCAAATGCTGACTCAATTAAAGAGCCTGATTATGAACGTTCGTGAATCGTCCGATCAAGTTGCAGCATCATCTGAGCAGTTAATCGCTAGTGCGGAAGAAACAAGTAATGCTTCCCAACATATCGCAGAAGCAAGTACTTATCTTGCTGCTGGTGCTGAAGATTCAGTAAAGCATACAGAGGAGATATCTATTTCTACGCAAGAAACAACAGCGAGTATAAATTACATTGCTAATTCTATTTCGCTAGTGTCAGAGCATTCTAATGCTACTACGGAAGAATCAGAACGAGGAAATATAGCCTTAAATAAAACAATTGAGCAAATGAAATCTATTAATAATACTGTCCTTGCTTCATCAAGTGTTATTAAAGATCTAGGTAGTCGCTCATCAGAAATTGAAAAAATAGTAGGTGTCATTTCTGGCATTTCTGAACAAACAAATTTATTAGCTTTAAATGCAGCAATTGAAGCAGCACGAGCAGGTGAGAATGGTAAAGGCTTCGCGGTTGTAGCCGAAGAGGTTAGAAAACTAGCGGAAGAATCAAGACGTTCTGCGGAGCAAATAACCCACCTCATTTTGGACATTCAAAACAATACAATGGAAGCTGTTGCTTCAATGGACAAATGTACATTAGAGGTAGAGACAGGGCTTCATTTAATCAATGAAACAGGAGAATCCTTCGGTAAAATTGTCCTTTCAGCAACAGATGTATCGAAAAAATCAGAAGAGGTTTCTGTTACTTCAGAGCAAATCGCAGCATCTGTTGAAGAAATGAGCCTCAAGATTCAAAATATTACTCAAAGTGCTGAGGTATCTTCTGCAAACTCTCAAACTGTGGCTGCAGGTGCTGAGGAACAGCTGGCGTCAATGGAAGAAATTACGGCTTCAGCTCATGCACTTGCCAAAATGGCTGAAGACCTACGCGGTGTTGTAAACACGTTTAAAATCTAG
- a CDS encoding metal ABC transporter permease has protein sequence MSILLSSNFQWVFLSTLVLGIASGLIGCLAYWKKQSLMSDALSHAALPGVMIGFLLFHEKNFFILIIGASISALLGALFIMTIKTATRITEDTAMGMILAVFFGGGMVLLTLVNRSSGGNQAGLDSFIFGQAASMIGSDVIMMLILAFSIILVIVAGFKEWKLFLFDPHFAKGLNFSIKGMNVLYLILLVLTIVIGIQAVGVILMSALLIIPAVSARYWTHSFKVMMWLSAIFGGVSGAIGTTISTLGAGWPTGPFIVLTSGCIFLISLFFGIKKGMVIEYMMLRNKKKEIKQLSLNTSIAREGKS, from the coding sequence TTGTCAATTCTCCTGTCTAGTAACTTTCAATGGGTTTTCCTTAGCACACTCGTTCTAGGTATCGCCTCTGGATTGATTGGTTGTTTAGCCTATTGGAAAAAACAAAGCTTAATGAGTGATGCTCTATCACATGCTGCTCTACCTGGAGTTATGATCGGTTTTCTCTTATTCCATGAAAAGAATTTCTTTATCTTAATTATAGGTGCAAGTATTAGCGCCTTACTTGGAGCATTATTCATCATGACGATAAAAACGGCTACTCGAATTACTGAAGATACTGCAATGGGAATGATTCTAGCCGTATTTTTTGGTGGAGGAATGGTTCTTCTTACATTAGTAAATCGAAGTAGTGGTGGAAATCAGGCGGGTCTCGATAGTTTTATATTTGGTCAGGCAGCTTCGATGATTGGATCAGATGTAATCATGATGCTAATTCTTGCTTTCTCAATAATTTTAGTGATTGTTGCCGGCTTTAAAGAATGGAAATTATTTTTGTTTGATCCTCATTTTGCGAAAGGGCTTAACTTTTCAATTAAAGGAATGAATGTGCTTTACTTAATACTTCTTGTTTTAACCATAGTGATTGGTATCCAGGCGGTTGGAGTTATCCTGATGTCTGCCCTACTAATTATTCCTGCTGTAAGCGCAAGATATTGGACACATTCATTTAAGGTGATGATGTGGTTATCGGCTATATTTGGCGGTGTTTCAGGTGCTATCGGAACAACCATTAGCACACTAGGTGCTGGATGGCCTACTGGACCTTTTATAGTTCTTACATCAGGGTGTATTTTCTTAATCTCTTTATTTTTTGGAATTAAAAAAGGAATGGTTATCGAATATATGATGCTCCGCAATAAAAAGAAAGAGATCAAACAACTATCCCTAAACACTTCTATTGCAAGGGAGGGGAAATCATGA
- a CDS encoding methyl-accepting chemotaxis protein yields MKIKLGAKINIIVIGIILLLSTVIGVVVNHEVSAGIKQFAIQKADGDLKLSSNFIDSKYPGYWEIKDNKLYKGSTVINDNTEIVDAIGEDTGDTVTIFQGDTRVATNVMKDGERIVGTQISQQVSDVVIGKGEKYLGEANVQGTIYQAAYMPLKNAQDEIVGILYVGAPQDIIDSITSKVFKDFLIVLLVIIALSIIGVSFFTRRIKSRLYRMSTVLQLAGKGDFTAVIEDKTRDELSDLAISFNLMSQNLKSMINEVTISSNQLSNAAEELLASSEETTAATNQVAVSITDVAKNVEVQGKNTEESAIAIDEITIAITKIADNASSVAESSVESTKQTELGYQSIQNVIEQMKTISQANSETNHVIQELESKSNEIGNIIEAITNIADQTNLLALNAAIESARAGEHGKGFAVVADEVRKLAEQASASANQISDIIKEIQAETQKAAQMMHEANQEVTNGVNLAQETGNTFNVIKHSIQDSTLQTQELSAISEELSASVQQVNASIEEVAQLAKVTSDNAGQIATVTEEQLAATEEVTNSAASLSKLAENLRELVNKFKI; encoded by the coding sequence ATGAAGATCAAATTAGGTGCTAAAATAAATATAATCGTCATCGGTATTATACTTCTGCTTTCAACAGTTATTGGTGTTGTAGTAAATCATGAAGTAAGTGCAGGTATTAAGCAATTTGCGATACAAAAAGCAGATGGTGATTTGAAGCTTTCTTCTAACTTTATTGATAGTAAATATCCTGGTTACTGGGAAATTAAAGATAATAAGCTCTATAAAGGCTCTACCGTAATTAATGATAATACCGAAATAGTAGATGCTATTGGAGAAGACACTGGTGATACAGTGACGATCTTTCAAGGGGATACTCGTGTTGCAACGAATGTCATGAAGGATGGAGAACGAATTGTTGGAACGCAAATTTCGCAACAAGTTTCGGACGTAGTGATTGGGAAAGGTGAGAAGTATTTAGGTGAAGCGAATGTGCAAGGGACTATTTATCAAGCAGCCTATATGCCACTAAAAAACGCGCAAGATGAAATTGTTGGTATTCTATACGTAGGAGCTCCTCAGGATATAATCGATAGCATTACTTCAAAAGTATTTAAAGATTTTCTTATTGTGTTGCTTGTGATTATTGCACTATCTATTATCGGTGTTTCATTCTTCACTAGAAGAATAAAAAGCAGGTTATACCGTATGTCAACGGTTCTTCAATTAGCTGGAAAGGGCGATTTTACAGCGGTTATTGAAGATAAAACGAGGGATGAACTAAGTGATTTAGCAATTAGTTTTAATCTGATGTCTCAAAACTTAAAATCGATGATAAACGAAGTAACGATCTCTTCCAACCAACTTTCTAATGCGGCAGAGGAGCTTTTGGCAAGCTCAGAAGAAACAACAGCAGCAACAAATCAGGTGGCTGTTTCAATAACGGACGTAGCCAAAAATGTAGAAGTTCAAGGGAAGAATACAGAAGAAAGCGCAATAGCAATTGATGAAATTACTATCGCAATAACAAAAATTGCGGACAATGCTTCAAGTGTAGCTGAGTCGTCAGTAGAATCTACCAAACAAACAGAATTGGGTTATCAATCTATTCAGAATGTTATTGAACAAATGAAAACAATTTCTCAAGCAAATTCAGAAACGAATCATGTGATACAGGAATTAGAAAGTAAATCCAATGAAATTGGGAACATTATCGAGGCAATCACCAACATTGCAGATCAAACGAATCTACTTGCTTTGAATGCTGCAATTGAATCAGCTCGTGCAGGCGAGCATGGAAAGGGCTTTGCCGTTGTAGCCGATGAAGTGCGTAAACTTGCTGAACAGGCTAGTGCTTCAGCGAATCAAATTTCAGATATTATCAAAGAAATTCAAGCTGAGACACAAAAAGCTGCTCAGATGATGCATGAAGCTAACCAAGAGGTAACTAATGGTGTGAATTTAGCCCAAGAAACTGGTAATACGTTTAACGTTATTAAGCATTCTATACAGGATTCTACTCTGCAAACACAAGAACTTTCTGCTATCTCTGAAGAATTATCAGCAAGTGTTCAGCAAGTAAATGCTTCCATTGAAGAGGTAGCACAATTAGCCAAAGTAACTTCAGATAATGCGGGACAAATTGCTACTGTAACAGAGGAGCAGCTTGCCGCAACAGAGGAAGTTACAAATTCTGCTGCGTCTTTATCTAAACTGGCCGAAAATCTTCGAGAATTGGTAAATAAATTTAAAATCTAA
- a CDS encoding GtrA family protein: protein MLLSKVFVKFMRYSLVGCISTLIYFLSVFVFIEGLHMDPVLGSAVSFIIMTIVSFFLNVKYTFGSSITQQKALRFMTVSTIGFILNFLLMFVIVHIFDFHYFIGELVTILVIPVVNFLLNNYWTFQSPA, encoded by the coding sequence ATGCTATTAAGTAAAGTATTCGTAAAGTTTATGAGATATAGTTTGGTAGGTTGTATAAGTACGTTAATCTATTTTCTTTCAGTTTTTGTTTTTATTGAAGGTTTGCATATGGATCCTGTGTTGGGTTCGGCGGTTTCTTTTATCATCATGACCATTGTATCTTTTTTCCTAAACGTAAAGTATACGTTTGGAAGTAGTATTACTCAGCAGAAAGCATTACGTTTCATGACCGTGTCAACAATAGGATTTATCTTGAATTTTTTACTAATGTTTGTCATTGTTCATATATTTGACTTCCATTATTTTATCGGAGAATTAGTTACCATTCTAGTGATTCCAGTTGTTAATTTTCTACTAAATAATTATTGGACGTTTCAATCGCCTGCGTAA
- a CDS encoding metal ABC transporter solute-binding protein, Zn/Mn family, translating to MSKLKTFIQLLLFGIGSVVFLSACNSSTEENGTNSNNSTNERIQIVTTIAQIGEPIQLIGGERVEVQSLMGPGVDPHLYEATQGDITTLQNAEVIFYNGLHLEGNMTDIFAKLEETKTTLALGESIDESRLLEDEEGAIDPHIWFDLDIWKDALNNATEILKEYSPDDAGYFEQNKQDYFAKIDELKADASEKLSSISDEQRVLVTAHDAFGYFGRMYDIEVIGLQGLSTEDEVGLSDIQSTVDLLIEKQVPSVFVESSINQNSIKAVIEGAAKDGLKVDLGGELFSDAMGDAGTEEGTYLGMYRHNVETIYKGLSGGGN from the coding sequence ATGAGTAAACTAAAGACTTTTATTCAGTTGCTATTGTTTGGTATTGGGAGTGTAGTATTTTTAAGTGCCTGCAATTCATCAACAGAAGAAAATGGTACGAATTCGAATAATTCAACAAATGAACGGATTCAAATTGTAACAACAATCGCACAGATTGGAGAACCGATTCAACTAATTGGTGGTGAACGTGTAGAGGTTCAGAGCTTGATGGGACCTGGAGTGGATCCCCATTTGTATGAAGCAACACAAGGAGATATAACTACTTTACAAAATGCAGAAGTGATTTTTTACAACGGGCTTCATCTTGAAGGGAATATGACTGATATATTCGCAAAACTAGAAGAAACAAAAACAACATTAGCTCTAGGAGAATCAATTGACGAAAGTCGATTACTGGAAGATGAGGAAGGGGCAATCGATCCCCATATTTGGTTTGATTTAGACATTTGGAAGGATGCGTTAAATAATGCAACAGAAATTTTAAAAGAATATTCGCCTGACGATGCCGGTTATTTTGAACAAAACAAACAAGATTATTTTGCTAAAATTGATGAACTAAAGGCAGATGCTTCAGAGAAGTTATCCAGTATTTCTGATGAGCAACGTGTATTAGTAACTGCACATGATGCATTTGGATATTTTGGTCGAATGTATGACATAGAGGTTATCGGTCTACAGGGGCTAAGTACAGAAGATGAAGTAGGTTTATCAGATATCCAATCAACTGTTGACCTGTTAATTGAAAAGCAGGTCCCATCAGTATTTGTGGAAAGCAGTATAAATCAAAATTCGATCAAGGCAGTAATCGAGGGTGCTGCAAAGGATGGATTAAAAGTCGACCTTGGTGGTGAACTATTCTCCGATGCTATGGGGGATGCAGGTACAGAAGAAGGGACGTATTTGGGGATGTATCGTCACAATGTTGAAACGATTTATAAGGGGTTATCAGGAGGTGGTAACTGA
- a CDS encoding phosphatidylglycerol lysyltransferase domain-containing protein, with protein MVSMKNLVSNSQKNRIKRGLSENQVHVQYDDLIPFLKKNGGNHVSHLIFLQDKQQFWTKDLNVLIVYKQIFDKYVVLGDPIGDESIFPTAIIEFNEFCKVNRVKPIYYQVNPRYMQLYHEAGFRFMKLGEEALINLDQFTLEGKRTAKLRTRLNKFKRNGFTFCVVEPPHSSKFISEIKKISDCWLGGETEKGFSVVSFCEDYVSRFPIALLHNTEGKVIAFATLATDYRQTITIDLMRNCKKSPHGTMDVLFTNIILWAKESGFQKCSLGMAPLANVGNCKHSFISEKLIHYVYRYGNKKYNFKGLKEFKGKFATDWEPKYLAYKKSFLPIIFLQLIVLINRQSLPHKTFLSKGVVRKVIGSKLRFE; from the coding sequence ATGGTTTCTATGAAAAACCTCGTTTCTAACTCTCAAAAAAACCGTATAAAGAGAGGTTTATCAGAAAATCAGGTACACGTTCAGTATGATGATTTAATCCCTTTTTTAAAGAAAAACGGGGGTAACCATGTATCGCATCTAATTTTTTTACAAGATAAACAACAGTTTTGGACGAAAGATTTGAATGTGTTGATTGTGTATAAACAAATTTTCGATAAATATGTAGTACTTGGCGACCCAATTGGGGATGAATCTATTTTCCCCACAGCCATTATAGAATTCAATGAGTTCTGTAAAGTGAATAGGGTAAAACCTATTTATTACCAAGTGAATCCTCGCTATATGCAACTCTATCATGAGGCTGGATTTCGATTTATGAAGCTAGGCGAAGAAGCGCTTATAAATCTCGATCAGTTTACTTTAGAGGGAAAAAGGACTGCGAAGCTACGAACTAGATTAAATAAATTTAAGCGGAATGGATTTACATTTTGTGTTGTAGAACCACCACATTCTTCTAAATTCATTTCCGAGATTAAGAAAATTTCAGATTGTTGGCTCGGTGGTGAAACTGAGAAGGGATTCTCGGTAGTTTCTTTTTGCGAGGATTATGTTTCACGCTTTCCGATTGCGCTTTTACATAATACAGAAGGAAAGGTGATTGCTTTTGCCACTTTAGCAACAGATTACAGACAAACAATAACTATCGACCTTATGAGAAACTGTAAGAAGAGTCCTCATGGGACAATGGATGTGTTGTTTACAAATATTATTTTATGGGCAAAAGAATCTGGCTTTCAGAAATGTAGTTTGGGAATGGCGCCGCTAGCCAACGTAGGTAATTGCAAACATTCATTTATTAGTGAAAAGCTGATTCATTATGTCTATCGTTATGGGAATAAGAAGTACAATTTTAAAGGTTTAAAAGAGTTTAAAGGAAAATTTGCAACAGACTGGGAGCCCAAATACCTAGCGTACAAAAAATCATTTTTACCGATTATATTCCTGCAATTAATAGTATTGATTAATCGCCAAAGTCTTCCTCATAAAACATTCTTAAGTAAAGGTGTTGTAAGGAAAGTAATTGGGAGTAAATTGCGTTTTGAATAA